The Sphingobacteriales bacterium genomic interval TTGTTTGAAAATTCATGCAAAGAACCAAAAAGAGTTGATAAAGGAGAGGTGAATAAGCATTTTTACCTAATCAGGTGAATCGTTCCGGAATGAAACAGATTTTTTCCGTCTTGAAGCCTGATATTGAGCTGGAAAGAATAGATACCAGCGGGGCAGATTCTGTCACCGGCTTTTCCATCCCAGCCTTCGTAAATACTATTACTTTCAAAGATTTTGCTTCCCCATCTGTCAAATACCCGAAGATTAAAATCCCTGATGCTGATACCCTTGATGCTGA includes:
- a CDS encoding gliding motility-associated C-terminal domain-containing protein → GNQQQSLSNVLCLPYTAVIWIPNAFSPNADGLNDTFSIKGISIRDFNLRVFDRWGSKIFESNSIYEGWDGKAGDRICPAGIYSFQLNIRLQDGKNLFHSGTIHLIR